A window of the Haloarcula litorea genome harbors these coding sequences:
- a CDS encoding PGF-CTERM-anchored ABC transporter substrate-binding protein: MRGRALLLVGALLLAAVAGATPAAAANAGQTSGDCSFPVTMTDATGTEVTLEERPERVVTTNPSAAQTMWEIGGKEQVVGVTQYASYLDGADSRANVSAGFGVSVEAVVGADPDLVIAPNASAGDVQALRDAGLTVYHLSQATDIEDIRRKTTTVGRLTGNCAGAAEANAWMTANVRSIENLTADVEDEPRVLYPLGGGYVAADRTFIDAIIGVAGADNVAAGNYSGYPQLNDEVVLQLDPEVLIVTERSSGIVTQAPYASTTAGERNATVRLRTRNLNQPAPRSVVNAVHNATRQLHPDRYSEDSYVPRSAVQRTETTTVTETAITTEPTATPTGGSGPGFTAGVAVIALCLSVLAARRRSGRR; the protein is encoded by the coding sequence ATGCGAGGACGCGCACTACTACTCGTTGGAGCACTGCTACTCGCGGCCGTCGCCGGTGCGACGCCGGCAGCCGCCGCGAACGCCGGGCAGACGAGCGGGGATTGCTCGTTCCCGGTGACGATGACCGACGCGACCGGGACCGAGGTGACGCTCGAGGAACGCCCCGAGCGGGTCGTGACGACCAACCCCTCGGCCGCCCAGACGATGTGGGAGATCGGCGGGAAGGAACAGGTCGTCGGGGTGACACAGTACGCGTCGTACCTCGACGGGGCCGACAGCCGGGCGAACGTCTCGGCCGGGTTCGGCGTCAGCGTCGAGGCGGTCGTCGGAGCCGACCCCGACCTCGTCATCGCGCCCAACGCCAGCGCCGGCGACGTGCAGGCCCTGCGTGACGCCGGCCTGACGGTCTACCACCTGTCCCAGGCGACGGACATCGAGGACATCCGTCGGAAGACGACGACCGTCGGTCGGCTCACCGGGAACTGTGCGGGGGCCGCCGAGGCGAACGCCTGGATGACCGCGAACGTCCGGTCGATCGAGAACCTGACCGCCGACGTCGAGGACGAGCCGCGGGTGCTGTACCCCCTGGGTGGCGGGTACGTCGCCGCCGACCGGACCTTCATCGACGCCATCATCGGTGTCGCCGGCGCGGACAACGTCGCCGCCGGGAACTACAGCGGCTACCCGCAACTGAACGACGAGGTCGTTCTCCAACTCGACCCCGAGGTGCTGATCGTGACCGAACGCTCCAGCGGAATCGTCACGCAGGCACCGTACGCGAGCACGACCGCCGGCGAGCGGAACGCGACGGTCCGGCTCCGGACGAGGAACCTGAACCAGCCCGCGCCTCGGAGCGTCGTCAACGCCGTCCACAACGCCACCCGACAGCTCCACCCCGACCGCTACAGCGAGGACAGCTACGTCCCGCGGTCGGCCGTCCAGCGGACCGAGACGACGACTGTGACCGAGACAGCGATCACGACGGAGCCCACCGCGACACCCACCGGCGGGAGCGGACCCGGATTCACCGCCGGCGTCGCCGTCATCGCGCTCTGTCTGTCGGTA